Proteins from a single region of Ziziphus jujuba cultivar Dongzao chromosome 1, ASM3175591v1:
- the LOC107421680 gene encoding G-type lectin S-receptor-like serine/threonine-protein kinase At1g61490, protein MHAKDRYCRVLGFFSIFVLFHCFPSPCCCAIYNITSSQALSQGQTLLSASKIFEVGFFTPTNSGNKYVGIWFNKPISTSKVVVWVANKENPLAVTDSAATLTIGSNGNLNLLDGKENSVWSTDIPVPSNTSFAELFDNGNFVLKDSISGQVLWQTFEHPSDTFLSKAKIGFNVKTGERFVLTSWKTETDPSPGNFTVGLSHQRPPQALVWINGSTRRWRSGPWDNTKFLGVPQMYPIYLSGFKLTDDVDQGTTTLSFDIGDYYHMFISSEGVLKAKKKEKDTDWYTAWQAPNSTCEAYGVCGPYAFCKTIELESTVCKCLKGFVPKSKEEWSKGNWTGGCVRRTKLLCEKNNGSSASSGGKKDRFWKKSTLKLPDFYTLVPPVDADSCGRWCRSNCSCIAFAFVDGIGCLIWSNDLIDIQEFPDGGQDLFLRLAHSELVGGQQLKKVIISLAAICGTAILGGLFLAWCRLRAKQDGKIKDTMNYFDLIEKSDNSRDNLRRKELHDPSELAIFEYDTMLVATNNFSISNKLGQGGFGPVYKGKLKDGKEIAVKRLSCNSGQGIEEFKNEMILISKLQHRSLVKLMGCCIYEEEKLLIYEFMPNKSLDFFLFDPRRRSELSWATRFKIIHGVAKGILYLHRDSCLRVIHRDLKASNILLDAKMNAKISDFGLARIFEETIDLANTQRVVGTLGYMSPEYAMGGIFSEKSDVYSFGVLLLEIVSGKKNNSFHYRDQQLSLIAHAWQLWSECRPLELIDETLADSYCSSEVIRCIDVGLLCTQDHAIDRPTMPQVVLMLSNEIDRPKPKQPLFYSQGSLKFDLKPQSVTKGSTNEATISMIEGR, encoded by the exons ATGCATGCCAAAGACAGATATTGCAGGGTATTGGGTTTCTTCtctatatttgttttgtttcacTGTTTTCCATCACCTTGTTGCTGTGCTATTTATAACATAACTTCATCACAAGCTTTATCTCAAGGGCAAACTCTCCTCTCCGCAAGCAAAATTTTCGAGGTAGGATTCTTCACTCCTACTAATTCAGGCAATAAGTATGTCGGTATTTGGTTCAATAAGCCAATTTCTACAAGTAAAGTAGTTGTATGGGTCGCCAACAAAGAGAATCCTCTAGCAGTCACGGACTCGGCTGCTACTCTAacaattggcagcaatggaaatCTAAATCTTTTGGATGGGAAGGAAAACTCTGTCTGGTCAACAGATATTCCTGTCCCTTCAAATACTTCATTTGCAGAGCTATTTGACAACGGAAACTTTGTTCTCAAAGACAGTATATCAGGACAGGTTTTATGGCAGACCTTTGAGCATCCTAGTGATACATTTTTAAGCAAAGCAAAAATaggttttaatgttaaaacagGCGAGAGATTTGTGTTGACTTCCTGGAAAACGGAAACTGATCCATCACCGGGAAACTTCACTGTCGGACTTTCACATCAGAGGCCTCCGCaagctttggtttggattaaTGGATCAACTCGTCGCTGGAGAAGTGGACCATGGGATAACACCAAGTTCCTTGGGGTGCCTCAAATGTATCCAATATATCTAAGTGGATTTAAACTGACAGACGACGTAGATCAGGGAACAACAACCTTGTCTTTTGACATTGGCGACTATTATCATATGTTCATTTCATCAGAAGGTGTTCTAAAGGCTAAGAAGAAGGAGAAAGACACAGATTGGTATACTGCTTGGCAAGCACCCAATAGTACATGTGAAGCATACGGAGTGTGTGGACCTTATGCGTTTTGCAAAACGATTGAATTGGAATCTACAGTTTGTAAATGCTTGAAAGGATTTGTTCCCAAATCAAAGGAGGAATGGAGTAAAGGTAACTGGACAGGAGGGTGTGTTAGGCGAACAAAATTACTGTGCGAGAAAAACAATGGCAGCTCAGCTTCCTCTGGTGGAAAAAAGGACAGGTTTTGGAAGAAGAGCACGTTGAAACTTCCTGATTTTTATACACTTGTGCCGCCTGTGGATGCGGATAGCTGCGGAAGATGGTGCCGGAGCAATTGTTCCTGCATAGCTTTTGCATTTGTAGATGGGATAGGGTGTTTGATTTGGTCAAATGACCTTATTGATATTCAGGAATTTCCCGATGGTGGACAAGATCTTTTTCTTCGCCTTGCACATTCAGAACTTG TTGGAGGTCAACAACTCAAGAAGGTTATAATCAGTCTAGCAGCCATTTGTGGAACTGCCATCTTAGGTGGCTTATTTTTGGCTTGGTGCAGATTGAGAGCTAAGCAAGACG GAAAGATTAAGGATACTATGAActactttgatttgattgagaagaGTGACAATTCAAGGGACAATCTTCGAAGAAAAGAACTGCATGATCCATCAGAGCTTGCTATTTTTGAATATGATACCATGTTAGTTGCTACAAACAACTTCAGCATCTCAAACAAACTCGGGCAAGGAGGATTTGGCCCTGTTTATAAG GGAAAGCTAAAAGATGGAAAGGAAATAGCAGTTAAAAGGCTTTCTTGTAACTCAGGACAAGGCATAGAAGAATTCAAGAATGAAATGATTTTGATCTCCAAACTCCAGCATAGAAGTCTCGTTAAACTCATGGGTTGCTGCATATATGAAGAAGAGAAGTTGCTAATTTATGAGTTCATGCCCAACAAAAGCTTGGATTTCTTCCTTTTCG ACCCAAGAAGAAGATCAGAGCTTAGTTGGGCTACACGCTTCAAAATTATCCATGGTGTTGCTAAAGGTATCCTATATCTCCATCGTGATTCCTGTTTAAGGGTGATACACCGAGATTTGAAGGCCAGCAATATTCTTTTAGATGCGAAGATGAATGCCAAAATATCGGATTTTGGATTAGCACGGATTTTTGAAGAAACAATAGATCTAGCTAATACTCAAAGGGTAGTGGGAACTCT TGGCTATATGTCTCCAGAGTATGCCATGGGAGGAATATTTTCTGAGAAATCTGATGTGTATAGCTTTGGAGTGTTGCTGTTAGAAATAGTTAGTGGCAAGAAGAATAACAGCTTCCATTATCGTGACCAACAATTGAGCCTAATAGCTCAT GCCTGGCAACTTTGGAGTGAATGCAGGCCATTGGAGTTGATAGATGAAACATTGGCTGACTCGTATTGTTCATCAGAAGTAATCAGATGCATAGATGTTGGGCTACTGTGCACACAGGATCATGCCATTGACAGGCCAACAATGCCACAGGTAGTGTTAATGCTAAGCAATGAAATCGATCGTCCAAAACCCAAACAACCTCTCTTTTATTCTCAGGGCTCCTTGAAATTTGATCTTAAACCACAAAGTGTTACAAAAGGCTCCACAAATGAAGCAACCATATCAATGATCGAAGGGCGATAA